GGCTCTGTGGACGCTATTGCAATGGACAGCGTAGTTGCTAAATATCAGCTGAAATTAAGAGAGTCTGACGCAGTGATTTTAGATGAGGTTCTGGCTTCAGAAAAATATGGAATTGGATTTAAGCTGGGCAATGAGGAATTAAGGGATCAGGTTCAGGCTACTTTAAATGAAATGGCAGAGGATGGAACAATAGCTGAGATTTCTCAGGAATGGTTTGGAAGCGACGTTACAACTTTTGGAAAGTAATTTGAGGATTGAAAATATGATTTCAAAAATAGGGGCTATGATGCCTCAGCTGCTGGCAGGTATGGGAGTCAGCATACAGATTTTTGTGGTGACTCTGCTGTTTTCCCTGCCTTTGGGGCTGATAGTGGCTTTTGGAAGAATGTCAAAAAATCCAGTGGTGAGAACAGTAAGTAAGTTCTACATATCTATTATGAGGGGAACCCCTCTTATGCTGCAGCTGATGGTAGTTTATTTCGGACCGTATTATTTATTTAAAATTAAGGTGACAAATGATTACCGGCTGTGGGCTACATTTATTGGTTTTGTAATTAATTATTCTGCATATTTTGCAGAGATTTACCGCAGCGGAATCCAGTCTATGCCTGTAGGCCAGTATGAGGCGGCAAAGCTTTTGGGCTACGGCAGAGGGCAGACGTTTTTCCAGATTATTCTGCCCCAGGTAATAAAACGGATTCTGCCTTCAGTGACTAATGAGGTAATCACTTTAGTAAAGGATACTTCCCTGGCATTTACCATCAGCGTTATGGAAATGTTTACCATAGCAAAGCAGCTGGCCTCCGCTCAGGCCAGCATGACGCCTTTTATTGCAGCAGGATTATTTTATTATATTTTTAACCTGTTAGTGGCTGCTGTTATGGATGCAGTTGAGAAAAAACTTTCTTACTATCAATAGGGAGGCTGTTTATGTATTTGCTGGAAATGAATCACATCCGAAAATCCTTTGGTGATCTGGAGGTTATAAAGGATATTTCCCTGAATGTAGAGGAAGGGGAAATCGTATCTATTATAGGGCCCTCAGGTTCAGGAAAATCCACCTTGCTCAGATGTGCCACAATGTTAGAAACTATTGACAGCGGGCAGATTGTATACCTGGGCAAAAAAGCTGCCTGGAGTGGGGAAAACGGCCAGGCGGTGTACGCGCCAAAGGGAGAGCTAAAAGAAATACAGAAAAGTTATGGGCTGGTATTTCAGAATTTTAATTTATTCCCTCATTTTTCCGTATTAAAAAATATTGTTCACGCACCTCTTTGCGTGCAGAAAAGAAATAAAGAGCAGGTATACTATGAGGCAGAGATTTTGCTTCAAAAAATGGGATTGTCAGATAAAGCAGAGGCATATCCCTGCCAGCTATCTGGAGGACAATGTCAAAGAGTGGCGATTGCCAGAGCCTTAGCCTTAAATCCTAAAATTTTGTTTTTTGACGAGCCCACCTCAGCCCTGGACCCTGAATTAACAGGGGAGGTTTTAAAGGTAATTCGTTCCCTGGCTGATATGGATATTACAATGGTGATTGTAACTCACGAAATGGCTTTTGCCAGAGACATTTCAGACAGAGTAATTTTTATGGCTGACGGAATTATTGTGGAGGAAGGCGCCCCGGAAGATGTGTTTGCCTCCAATAATGAGAGAACTCAAAGCTTTTTAGGCCGATATGGAGAGCTTTTGCAGAAAAATAGGTAATTTTTGCCACAGAAAATATATTTCAAAAAGCCGCTGTACCATGATATGATAGGAATGGTACAGCGGTTTTGCTGTTATGAAACGGGGGTGAAGACCTTGAACAGAAGTATTTTGCTGGAGATTCAGGAAACAGTAATGAAATATGCAGACATTATGTCTAAAATATCTGGAATTGATGTGGAAGTAGTAGATGAAAATTTGTTTCGCGTTGCAGGCACAGGCCTGTTTGCAGATAAAGTGAATGAGGACATGTCCCAGGAGGCCTATGTATACCGCCATATTTTAGAAACAGGAAGGCCTCAGATTATTTATCAGCCTGGGGAGGCGGCGTTTTGTCAAAGCTGTCCTAAAAAAGAGAACTGCGGGGAGGAAATTGAAATATCTATGCCGGTGCGCCTGGAAAGAAAGATAATTGGAGTAATCGGCTTGGTAGGCAGTACTTTAAAGCAGAAAAACATGATTTTAAAAAATGAAAAAATGTATTTGGAGCTGGTGGAACAAATTACAGATTTTATTACAGCTAAAGCGGCGGAAATTTTGGAGATGGAGAAAATGGAAGCTTTAATGGCTACTTTAGAATGTACAATGAACCGGGTAGAGCAGGGAATTCTAATATTAAGCAATAAAGGCAGCGTTACTGCGGCCAATGATTCTGCCAGAAAGCAGCTGAAGCTTGAGGTTTCAGAAAAAAGCCAGATTCAGATTGAGCCTACAGGGGACAGTATGAACGGACAGACAGAGTACAGAATTGCAGCCAGAGGCTGCACTCATCAGGTGCTGGGACAGCTGTATGATTTGGAGCAGGCAGGAGGCCTGTATTCCCAGGTATTTGTATTTACAGACAATAAAGATTACCACAATAAATTGTATGAGATGACGGCCACTTTAAATGTAGGCAGTATTATTGGCAGCAGTAAAAGAACTGGGGAACTGAGACAGGAAATCAGTAAAATCGCCGGCAGCACCTCCACAGTGTTAATTACAGGGGAAAGCGGCACGGGAAAAGAACTGGTGGCCACAGCTATCTGGAAAGCCAGCCAAAGGAAGGATAAAAGATTTATTGCAATTAACTGCGCGGCTATTCCTGAGCCTTTGCTGGAGTCAGAGCTGTTCGGCTACGTAAAAGGGGCGTTTACAGGAGCGGACCCAAACGGCAGAATCGGAAAATTTGAGCTGGCAAACCATGGAGTAATATTTTTAGATGAAATCGGAGATATGCCTCTTTATCTTCAGGCAAAGTTATTAAGGGTGCTTCAGGAAAGAAAAATCACCCGTATTGGCTCTAACCAGGTAATTCCTATTGATATCAGAGTAATTGCAGCAACCAACAGAGACTTAAAAACTATGATAAAGGACAATAAATTCAGGGAGGATTTGTACTACAGGTTAAATGTGATTCCCCTTCAAATCGCCCCTTTAAGGGAGAGGAAGGAGGACATTATAGATCTGACAGAATTTTTCTCCAGGCGGTATTCCAGGCTGTTTGGAAAAACCTTAAAAGGAATTGACAGCCAGGCTTTAGAAGCTTTGCAGAACCACAGATGGACAGGAAATGTAAGAGAGCTGGAAAATACTATAGAGTTTATGGTAAATATGATTGGGGAGGACGGAATTCTGACAGTGAAAACACTTCCCAGAGGTTTTTTAAAGGATGACCAGACGGAGGATTTAAATGAGGCAAGGGAAAATAAAGCTTTTTTGAACGTGGAGGAGCATGAAGACGGCTTGATTATTCCAATGAAAGAGCTTGAGAAGCAGGCGATCTGGGCGGCCTTAAATAAATTTGGAAGAGACACTGAAGGGAAGAAAAAAGCAGCTAAGGCGTTGGGAATCGGTTTGGCCACACTTTACAGAAAGCTGGAGAACTTTTAATAATAATAAATATGTAACTATATATCAGTCCCTGTATTTTGCAGAAAAAGCTATTTTAGAAGCAAAGTACAGGGACTTTTTCTTAACATAGAATTCTCAAAATGATAAAAGAGAATTCTCAAAATGGGAAATATTCTTAAAATGAGAATAGATATAAGGAAGAAAGATTGGAAACGCAATTTTACAGTTAAGGGAAACGCCTTGAATTTTAAAGGGATTTTCATATAAGAAAAAGTTAAAGGAAAATTAGAAAAGTTGGCATGGCTGTTGCTATATAAATAAGCAGAGAATGAATCAAGGGAGAATGAAAATGGCAGATGAATTTAAATTAGTAAAAATAAAGGAAATCCCGGAAAAATACAACATTAGCTTTTTAAGCGAGAAAGAGGCAGAAAAGGTTCAGAAATTCCACGCCAGCTTTCCTGTATATGACAAGACGCCTTTGGCTTCTTTTCCTGATACAGCAAAGGCTCTTGGACTGGGAGATATTTTTGTGAAAGACGAGTCTTACCGTTTTGGACTAAATGCGTTTAAGGTTTTAGGCGGCAGCTATGCAATAGGAAATTATATGGCCAAAAAACTGGGAGAAGATATAAGCAGGCTGACGTTTGAACAGCTGGCGTCTGATGAGACCAGAGAACAGCTGGGGGAAATTATATTTGTTACAGCTACAGACGGAAATCACGGAAGAGGGGTGGCGTGGACGGCCAGACAATTAAAACAGCGGGCAGTTGTGTATATGCCAAAGGGCAGCGCCCTGGAGCGGCTTCACAATATTCAGGCAGAGGGAGCAGAGGCAGAGATTACTGATATGAATTATGACCAGGCCGTAAGACTGGCAAATAAACAGGCGGCAGATAAAGGCTGGGTTATGGTTCAGGATACAGCCTGGGAGGGCTACGAAAATATTCCGACTTGGATTATGCAGGGCTACGGAACTATGGGATTTGAGGCTTATAAACAGCTTTCCAAACCGCCTACCCACATATTCCTTCAGGCAGGCGTAGGCTCTATGGCGGGGGCTGTTACAGGTTTTTTTGCAAATGTGTACAAGGAAAATAAACCCTTAATCACTATTGTGGAGCCTAATAAGGCAGACTGTTTATTTCGCACAGCAAAGGCAGACGACGGGAAGCTTCATTTTGTAACAGGAGATATGGATACAATTATGGCCGGTCTGGCCTGCGGAGAGCCCTGCAGTATTGGCTGGAATGTGCTGAGAAGCTATGCAGATTATTTTATATCCTGTCCGGATTACACGGCGGCGAAAGGAATGAGAATACTGGGCAATCCGGCAGGGCAGGATAAAAAGATAATTTCAGGAGAAAGCGGCGCTTCCGCTTTTGGCTGTGTGGCGGAAATTATGACCAATCCTAAGCTGGAACATTTGAAAAAGGAACTGAAATTAGATGAGAATTCCACAGTATTGTTTTTCAGTACAGAAGGAGATACAGATAAGGAAAATTATAAAGCTATTGTGTGGGACGGAGCCTATTTTAGCGGCAGAAGGTAAATTTTAGAGCGTCATATAAAAGGCGTGGACATAAAAAGAAAATCTCAGGAGGTAAAGTCATGTTAAGCAAAGAAAGGGAAGAGCAGGTTATAAAGCTTTGTCAGAAGATGATTAGACAGAGAAGCTATTCCGGGGAGGAAGAAGGGGCAGCAAAGGTTTTAAAAGAAAATATGGAAGCCATGGGCTTTGACCAGGTGGCTATTGACGGCTACGGAAATATTATTGGGTGCATAAAGGGAAAACTGCCTGGAAAGCGGCTGCTTTTTGACGGACATATTGACACAGTTCCTGTATCAGATGAAAAAGAGTGGCCCTATCCTCCCTTTGCGGCAGAAATCCATGACGGAAAAATATACGGCCGCGGAACCAGCGACATGAAAGGCGCCGTTGCCGCAATGACATGTGCCGCCGCAGCCTTTGCTGCAGATACGGGAAAAGATTTTCCAGGAGAAATATATGTTGCAGGCGTTGTACATGAAGAGTGCTTTGAAGGCGTTGCCGCAAGAGCAATCAGCCAGGCAGTAAAGCCGGATTATGTGGTGATCGGGGAGGCTTCCCATCTGAATTTAAAGGTAGGACAGAGGGGAAGAGGAGAAATTGTTGTAGAAACCTTCGGGGTGCCCTGCCATTCTGCAAATCCGGAGAAGGGAGTAAACGCTGTTTATAAAATGGCAAAGGTCATTGAAGCTATCCGCACATTGCAGCCCCCCTGTCATCCAGTGCTGGGAGAAGGGATTTTGGAGCTGACTGATATTAAATCAGAGCCTTATCCGGGAGCTTCCGTAGTGCCGGAATACTGCAGAGCCACATATGACAGAAGACTTTTAGTGGGGGAAACAAAGGAAAGTGTATTAAAGCCTTTAAACGATTTGATGGAAAAGCTGATGGCGGAGGATACTGATTTGAAGGTAAAGGTATCATATGCAGTGGGCAGGGAAAAATGCTATACAGGCAGCGAGATTTTTGGGGAGCGGTTCTTTCCGGGATGGCTGTATCATAAGGAATCTGATTTTGTTCAGGATGTGTTAAAGGAATTAAAGGAAATGGGGTATGATCCGGAAGTTACACAGTACAATTTTTGCACCAACGGAAGCCATTATGCAGGGGAGGCGGGAATAAAAACATTTGGACTGGGACCGTCCAGGGAAAATCTGGCTCATACAGTTGGAGAATATATTGAAATTGAACAGCTGACAAAGGCTGCAGATTGTTACTATGGGGTAATGAAAGCCTTATTAAAATAAGCAGGTTTTATAAGAGGAGGTATTTTAAATGTACGATTTAATTATTAAAAACGGATTAGTGGTGTCGCCTTCATCTACAGTAAAATGCGATGTAGCTGTAAACGGAAGAAAGATTGCAGGTTTAGGCCATTATGATGAATCAGAGGGAAAACGGGTAATTTGGGCGGAGGGCAAATATGTGCTTCCTGGGGTGATTGAGGCTCATATGCACTGTCAGGCTCCTTTCCAGGGGTGTTTGGGGGCAAACAGCTTTTATGAGCAAAGCGTCAGCGCTGCTTTTGGAGGAGTTACAATGTATATGGATTTTGCCAATATGGGAAAGGGGGACTCTCCCCTCGTTCAGGCGCTGGCAAGAGCAGATGAGATGAAGGAATCGGCCATTGACTACAGCGTACACGGAAAATTTGTAGAATCTACCCCTGAGGCCATTGCTGATATTGAGAAAATGGCAGACCAGGGAATCCCTACATTTAAAATGTTTATGACATACAAAAAAGAAGGGGTTATGAGCGATGATGAAACCATGCTGAAGGTATTTGAGAAAGCAAAGCAGGTAGGCGGACTTCCTATGGTTCACTGTGAAAGTAATGGCATTGCGGAGACCAACATAGAAAAATGCCGGGAAAAGGATGATATGAGCTGGGTGAACTTTGCCAAATGCAAGCCTGTTATCTGCGAGGCAGAGGCTTTTGCACGAGCCGTATATTTTGCTCAGTGTGTGGGAAACGCCCTTTTAGTGGTACATACTACAAATGGGGAGGCTTTAAATACAGCCAGAAGAGCTCACGAAAAAGGCACTCCTCTTTATGTGGAAACAGGGCCTCATTACTTAACATTGTTTGACAACTTGTACAAAGAAGAAAACGGCCATCTGGCTATTTGCTCTCCGCCTTTGCGCACCCCTAAGGAAGCTGCAGAATTGTGGGAAGGATTAAAGGACGGAACAATTCTTCTTACAGGCTCTGACGATTGTACATTTGATATTGATGAAAAATCTATGTTTTTAGAGAAAAAACCTGACGGAACATGGAAACAGGATTTTACTAAGGTAGTAAACGGAATCAGCGGAATTGAAATCAGACTGCCGCTTTTACTGTCTGAAGGTGTTTCTAAAGGCAGAATTTCCATTAATAAGGTATGTGAACTGACAAGCACAAATATTGCAAAGATTTACGGATGTTATCCTCAAAAAGGTATTATCGCTCCAGGTTCAGATGCAGATCTGGTGTTGGTAGATATGGAGAAGGAGGTAACTCTTTCTAAGGATGTTCTTCACAATAATATTAGCTACTGTCTCCATGAAGGATTTAAAGTAAAGGGTTATCCTGTTATGACGATAGCCAAAGGAAAGATTTTAGTGGAGGAAGGAGAATTTAAGGGAGAAAAAGGAGCAGGGGAGTTTATCAGAAGAAAAATTGATCCTCAGTATTTGGAACGGTATGGTTTAAATTAGGGGAAATGAAAAACTGCGGGAGGGTATTTCTATGGAAAATGAAAAGTCATTAGGGTTAAGAAGTCCGGAACTTCTGCCTACAAAAGATAGTGAGAGAACGCTGTCCCTTTGGGATTATACAATTTTATGGGCTGGAATGACAATTAATATTGTGGCTTTCAGCTTGGGGGCGCAATATTATAACGGGGGCGACGGTTTGTCGCCCTGGATGCTGATACTTGTGGTTTTGCTGGGATATGGCCTGGTTACAGCTCTCACAGTCCTGGCAGGAGATATTGGAACAAAGTACGGAGTGCCGTTTGCTGTGTACAGCAGGGCTGCCTTTGGATATAAAGGGTCGTACTTAGCGGGCCTGGTAAGATGCGTGCCGTGTTTTTACTGGTTTGGTTTCCAGACATGGGTGGGGGCCTGCGCTCTTAACATGATTATGGGAATTGTAGTGCCCGGATTTGACAATGTGACTATGATGCTTCTTCTATTTGCTGCATTTCAGATTATTAATGCATTATTTGGAATGGAGGCAATGGCAAAATTTGACTGGATTGCTGTTCCTATGCTGGGGATTATGTTTGCGGCTATTGTAGTTACAATCTGCAAGAAATATAATGTTTCAGTGCCGGATATTATGGCTGTAAAGGCGGCGGGAAATTATTCTATTGCCTTTGCAGTGTCCGGAATTGCCGGGGGATGGATTACAATGGCATTAAATGGCCCGGACTTAGCAAGGCAGATTAAAAGAAGCGATGATTATAAAAACCAAGGCTTACTTAAAAGAAATGAAAGAGCGATTTTAGGACAGCTGATCGGACTTTTGGCAGTAGGAGTTATTGCCATGATGGTAGGAATGGCGGCCGGCGTGTTTACAGGAGAGTGGGATTTAAACAATGTAGTTTACAGCCTGTTTTCCAATCATATGTTTATGCTGGTATTTTGCTTTATCTCCATAGCCTTTGCTCAGTGGTCCACAAATACGGCTGCCAACTTGATGCCGCCGGCATATATTCTTTTAAATATTTTCCCTAAAATGAAATTCTGGATGACCACTATTATTTCTGGCATTATAGGTCTTTTAATGATGCCATGGAAGCAGCAGGGAGGGGATTTCCTGGTAGTTATTCAGTCTCATTTTTCTACTTTGCTGGGGCCTATTATTGGTATTATGCTGGCTGATTATTTCTTTATAAGGAAAACAGTTCTAAATGTAGATGACCTTTACAATGCAGGAGGACAGTATACTTATACAAAAGGCTTTAACATGGGAGCCATGGTTACTATGATAATATCCTTTGGTCTTTCTCTGTTGGCAGGAGATTATTCCTTTTTCGCAGGACTGGCTATCAGCATAGTTATTTATATAGTATTAAAGTACAGTTTACAAGGGACTACACAGGGTAACGGTCTGACGGGAGGTGTGCCGCCCGTCAGATTTTCCATGTGATGTTCAAGCTGTCACTTGTAGCGGCAACGGTGGTAATCATCAAATCCACCACACGCCGCTTGTCATCAAAGGATACATTGTCCCATGTGTCGAGGTAGCCGGAAATCTGGCTGACCTGTTCCGGGCTGATGGCTTCCACCGTCAACTCCGCTATCCTCGCCAGAAGTTCCTGCTTGCGTCCGTCCAGTTCCGCTATCTTCACATTCACATAGGAGAGCAGAACATTGTTTGCACCCGTCAGACTGTCCACCAGCTTTTCAATCTCGCTGTCCACATGGAGAAGTTCCACTTGCAGGGCGGCGATTTTCGGGTTTGCCTTTGCCGCTTTTTTTCTGCCCGTCAGCGTTTTGTAGCTTGCCAGCTTCTTCACCATCTGCTGATAAACAACCGCTTCCAGCTCCGAAGTGATGATTTTCCCGCACCCGGCACAGCTTTTATTGTCCAGCCGCTTTGTGCAGCGGAGATATTGCTTTCCCACAGGATTGTTAATGCTCATAAGGGCATACCCGCAGTTTCCGCACTTGATTTTTCCCGCCAGCCATGTATGGGTGGCTTTTCGGGCAGACTGGATTTTCATGTTGTTCATCAGCTTCTTGCGGCAGGTCAGCCAGATGTCGGAGGGGACAATGCCCTCATGGGGAGCCAGCACCAGCATTTGGTCTTTCAAGTCGTTCTTTTTGCTGGGCTTCACATCCCGCCCTTGATACAGATAGCAGCCATTCATGCCGGTAAAATCGGCAGCGTCATTGACAATGATTGTCCCTTGACTTTTGAAAAATTCGTACACATCAAGGTCTGCCTGCACATAGACAGGATTGCGTAACATCTGCGCCAGCGTGGGGCGTATTAGTTCCTTGCCGTTGAATAAAATTCCCTGTTCGGCAAAGTACCGGGTAATGTCCCCGTAGGAGGTTGTGGGCTGGGCGTACATCTCAAACATCAGCCGGATATTTGCCGCTTCCTCCGGGTTTACCACCAGCTTCTTTGTGTTGATACCGTCCATCTTAATCGGCTCTGTATGGAAGCCGTAAGGGGCTTTCCCACCCATCTTGAAGCCTCGCTGGCTGCGGGAATAATAAGCGTCCGTCACCCGCTTCTGTATCGTTTCCCGTTCAAGCTGGGCGAACACGATACAGATATTCAGCATCGCCCGCCCCATCGGGGTGGAGGTATCAAACTTTTCCGTAGAGGACACAAACTCTACATTGTACTGTTGGAACAGCTCCATCATATTGGCAAAGTCCAGAATGGAACGGCTGATACGGTCGAGCTTGTAAACCACGACCTTTGCAATCAAGCCCCGCTTGATGTCCCGCACCAGTTCTTGAAACTTCGGACGGTCTGTGTTCTTGCCGCTGTACCCCTTGTCTGTGTATTCCTTGCAGTTACCGCCTTTCAACTCGTATTTGCAAAATTCAATCTGGCTTTCAATGGAAATGCTGTCCTTTTTGTCCACCGATTGTCTTGCATAGATTGCGTCTATTCGATTATTCATATTGTCGCTCCTTTTCTTAAAAAAGAAACGGAGCTGCTGACAGCTTTATTATACCGCCAGCAGCCCCGCAAATCAACGATGGCTTCGGAAAACCTTATGCCCCGGCTTCCTCACTCTGCCGTTTGTCGGCATACTTGCGGAACACCTCATAAAGCTGCTGTTCCAGCTCCCGGCGTTTTGCCG
The window above is part of the Lachnoclostridium edouardi genome. Proteins encoded here:
- the hydA gene encoding dihydropyrimidinase, with protein sequence MYDLIIKNGLVVSPSSTVKCDVAVNGRKIAGLGHYDESEGKRVIWAEGKYVLPGVIEAHMHCQAPFQGCLGANSFYEQSVSAAFGGVTMYMDFANMGKGDSPLVQALARADEMKESAIDYSVHGKFVESTPEAIADIEKMADQGIPTFKMFMTYKKEGVMSDDETMLKVFEKAKQVGGLPMVHCESNGIAETNIEKCREKDDMSWVNFAKCKPVICEAEAFARAVYFAQCVGNALLVVHTTNGEALNTARRAHEKGTPLYVETGPHYLTLFDNLYKEENGHLAICSPPLRTPKEAAELWEGLKDGTILLTGSDDCTFDIDEKSMFLEKKPDGTWKQDFTKVVNGISGIEIRLPLLLSEGVSKGRISINKVCELTSTNIAKIYGCYPQKGIIAPGSDADLVLVDMEKEVTLSKDVLHNNISYCLHEGFKVKGYPVMTIAKGKILVEEGEFKGEKGAGEFIRRKIDPQYLERYGLN
- a CDS encoding YgeY family selenium metabolism-linked hydrolase — protein: MLSKEREEQVIKLCQKMIRQRSYSGEEEGAAKVLKENMEAMGFDQVAIDGYGNIIGCIKGKLPGKRLLFDGHIDTVPVSDEKEWPYPPFAAEIHDGKIYGRGTSDMKGAVAAMTCAAAAFAADTGKDFPGEIYVAGVVHEECFEGVAARAISQAVKPDYVVIGEASHLNLKVGQRGRGEIVVETFGVPCHSANPEKGVNAVYKMAKVIEAIRTLQPPCHPVLGEGILELTDIKSEPYPGASVVPEYCRATYDRRLLVGETKESVLKPLNDLMEKLMAEDTDLKVKVSYAVGREKCYTGSEIFGERFFPGWLYHKESDFVQDVLKELKEMGYDPEVTQYNFCTNGSHYAGEAGIKTFGLGPSRENLAHTVGEYIEIEQLTKAADCYYGVMKALLK
- a CDS encoding cytosine permease, whose translation is MENEKSLGLRSPELLPTKDSERTLSLWDYTILWAGMTINIVAFSLGAQYYNGGDGLSPWMLILVVLLGYGLVTALTVLAGDIGTKYGVPFAVYSRAAFGYKGSYLAGLVRCVPCFYWFGFQTWVGACALNMIMGIVVPGFDNVTMMLLLFAAFQIINALFGMEAMAKFDWIAVPMLGIMFAAIVVTICKKYNVSVPDIMAVKAAGNYSIAFAVSGIAGGWITMALNGPDLARQIKRSDDYKNQGLLKRNERAILGQLIGLLAVGVIAMMVGMAAGVFTGEWDLNNVVYSLFSNHMFMLVFCFISIAFAQWSTNTAANLMPPAYILLNIFPKMKFWMTTIISGIIGLLMMPWKQQGGDFLVVIQSHFSTLLGPIIGIMLADYFFIRKTVLNVDDLYNAGGQYTYTKGFNMGAMVTMIISFGLSLLAGDYSFFAGLAISIVIYIVLKYSLQGTTQGNGLTGGVPPVRFSM
- a CDS encoding amino acid ABC transporter ATP-binding protein; this encodes MYLLEMNHIRKSFGDLEVIKDISLNVEEGEIVSIIGPSGSGKSTLLRCATMLETIDSGQIVYLGKKAAWSGENGQAVYAPKGELKEIQKSYGLVFQNFNLFPHFSVLKNIVHAPLCVQKRNKEQVYYEAEILLQKMGLSDKAEAYPCQLSGGQCQRVAIARALALNPKILFFDEPTSALDPELTGEVLKVIRSLADMDITMVIVTHEMAFARDISDRVIFMADGIIVEEGAPEDVFASNNERTQSFLGRYGELLQKNR
- the dpaL gene encoding diaminopropionate ammonia-lyase, whose translation is MADEFKLVKIKEIPEKYNISFLSEKEAEKVQKFHASFPVYDKTPLASFPDTAKALGLGDIFVKDESYRFGLNAFKVLGGSYAIGNYMAKKLGEDISRLTFEQLASDETREQLGEIIFVTATDGNHGRGVAWTARQLKQRAVVYMPKGSALERLHNIQAEGAEAEITDMNYDQAVRLANKQAADKGWVMVQDTAWEGYENIPTWIMQGYGTMGFEAYKQLSKPPTHIFLQAGVGSMAGAVTGFFANVYKENKPLITIVEPNKADCLFRTAKADDGKLHFVTGDMDTIMAGLACGEPCSIGWNVLRSYADYFISCPDYTAAKGMRILGNPAGQDKKIISGESGASAFGCVAEIMTNPKLEHLKKELKLDENSTVLFFSTEGDTDKENYKAIVWDGAYFSGRR
- a CDS encoding recombinase family protein yields the protein MNNRIDAIYARQSVDKKDSISIESQIEFCKYELKGGNCKEYTDKGYSGKNTDRPKFQELVRDIKRGLIAKVVVYKLDRISRSILDFANMMELFQQYNVEFVSSTEKFDTSTPMGRAMLNICIVFAQLERETIQKRVTDAYYSRSQRGFKMGGKAPYGFHTEPIKMDGINTKKLVVNPEEAANIRLMFEMYAQPTTSYGDITRYFAEQGILFNGKELIRPTLAQMLRNPVYVQADLDVYEFFKSQGTIIVNDAADFTGMNGCYLYQGRDVKPSKKNDLKDQMLVLAPHEGIVPSDIWLTCRKKLMNNMKIQSARKATHTWLAGKIKCGNCGYALMSINNPVGKQYLRCTKRLDNKSCAGCGKIITSELEAVVYQQMVKKLASYKTLTGRKKAAKANPKIAALQVELLHVDSEIEKLVDSLTGANNVLLSYVNVKIAELDGRKQELLARIAELTVEAISPEQVSQISGYLDTWDNVSFDDKRRVVDLMITTVAATSDSLNITWKI
- a CDS encoding amino acid ABC transporter permease, with protein sequence MISKIGAMMPQLLAGMGVSIQIFVVTLLFSLPLGLIVAFGRMSKNPVVRTVSKFYISIMRGTPLMLQLMVVYFGPYYLFKIKVTNDYRLWATFIGFVINYSAYFAEIYRSGIQSMPVGQYEAAKLLGYGRGQTFFQIILPQVIKRILPSVTNEVITLVKDTSLAFTISVMEMFTIAKQLASAQASMTPFIAAGLFYYIFNLLVAAVMDAVEKKLSYYQ
- a CDS encoding sigma-54 interaction domain-containing protein produces the protein MNRSILLEIQETVMKYADIMSKISGIDVEVVDENLFRVAGTGLFADKVNEDMSQEAYVYRHILETGRPQIIYQPGEAAFCQSCPKKENCGEEIEISMPVRLERKIIGVIGLVGSTLKQKNMILKNEKMYLELVEQITDFITAKAAEILEMEKMEALMATLECTMNRVEQGILILSNKGSVTAANDSARKQLKLEVSEKSQIQIEPTGDSMNGQTEYRIAARGCTHQVLGQLYDLEQAGGLYSQVFVFTDNKDYHNKLYEMTATLNVGSIIGSSKRTGELRQEISKIAGSTSTVLITGESGTGKELVATAIWKASQRKDKRFIAINCAAIPEPLLESELFGYVKGAFTGADPNGRIGKFELANHGVIFLDEIGDMPLYLQAKLLRVLQERKITRIGSNQVIPIDIRVIAATNRDLKTMIKDNKFREDLYYRLNVIPLQIAPLRERKEDIIDLTEFFSRRYSRLFGKTLKGIDSQALEALQNHRWTGNVRELENTIEFMVNMIGEDGILTVKTLPRGFLKDDQTEDLNEARENKAFLNVEEHEDGLIIPMKELEKQAIWAALNKFGRDTEGKKKAAKALGIGLATLYRKLENF